The Brevibacillus choshinensis genome includes a region encoding these proteins:
- a CDS encoding aminotransferase class IV encodes MSKNLAYFNERYVRLDEPVLPVEERGLQFGDGVYEMIRLYRGVPFTLKEHLVRLEQSAQSVMLVLPKTVEEIAAVVLAGIEKTGIGEGTVYIQVTRGTAPRNHLFPEGVPSNLYIIWKEGVPVLEKERTEGVRVFTFPDERWNNCYIKSICLLPNILAKEKARQKGGHEAIFIRDNEVKEGTSTNLFIVKDGVFKTPITDQSILNGITRQKIIQILKGHDIPVLETRLTMEDIEVADEVMITSTTQEVVPVVKVNDWVVGSGKPGAYFLKLMAWFQMEVDLASLGRS; translated from the coding sequence TTGAGCAAAAATCTTGCCTATTTTAACGAGCGTTATGTCCGCCTGGACGAACCCGTGTTGCCAGTTGAGGAAAGAGGTTTGCAGTTCGGTGACGGTGTGTACGAAATGATTCGTCTGTATCGAGGAGTTCCCTTTACCCTCAAAGAGCACTTGGTCAGACTTGAGCAATCCGCCCAAAGCGTGATGCTTGTCCTCCCGAAAACGGTAGAAGAAATTGCTGCAGTAGTGTTAGCGGGTATTGAGAAAACAGGCATTGGCGAGGGGACCGTCTACATTCAGGTCACACGCGGTACGGCACCGCGAAATCATTTGTTTCCAGAGGGGGTACCATCCAACTTGTACATCATCTGGAAAGAGGGAGTACCCGTTTTGGAGAAGGAGCGTACAGAAGGCGTGAGGGTGTTCACGTTTCCTGATGAACGCTGGAATAATTGCTATATCAAGTCTATCTGCCTGTTGCCGAATATTTTGGCAAAAGAAAAAGCCCGCCAAAAGGGTGGACACGAAGCCATCTTTATCCGTGACAACGAAGTAAAAGAAGGCACCTCCACGAATCTTTTTATCGTGAAGGATGGTGTCTTTAAGACCCCAATTACGGATCAATCGATATTAAACGGCATTACTCGCCAAAAAATCATTCAGATCCTTAAGGGACATGATATCCCGGTGCTGGAAACACGGCTAACGATGGAGGATATCGAGGTAGCTGACGAGGTGATGATAACGAGCACGACGCAGGAGGTTGTTCCCGTCGTAAAGGTGAATGACTGGGTGGTGGGATCAGGAAAGCCAGGGGCATACTTCCTGAAACTTATGGCGTGGTTTCAAATGGAAGTGGACCT
- a CDS encoding acetamidase/formamidase family protein, with protein sequence MKFVAKTNHIYSFSPDLQPVKTVDSGSEIVFETFDCYREQLTAPSKNQLFALQGMNPATGPVAINDAKPGDTLKITVISIDLDEVGTMYLRPGAGVLHKYVTEAEVKKFRIVDGMVHFHEQLALPVKPMIGVIGVSPESSDISTYSPGTHGGNMDTKEITAGAIVYLPVSVDGANLAIGDLHALMGDGEVPICGVEIGGRVRVKVEVLKGKQFPTPVVEDSEHFYVVASSTTMDEACQSASEYMFEFLRERLLGYETNEIVCLMGISGDLRVSQMVNPLKTAKYVLPKTAFDIAFEKSGK encoded by the coding sequence ATGAAGTTTGTTGCCAAAACCAATCATATTTATTCCTTTTCACCCGACCTCCAACCTGTCAAGACTGTCGACTCTGGGTCTGAGATCGTATTCGAGACCTTTGATTGCTATCGCGAGCAATTAACAGCCCCCTCCAAAAACCAGTTGTTTGCCTTGCAGGGGATGAATCCGGCGACAGGCCCTGTTGCCATTAACGATGCAAAGCCGGGAGATACGCTAAAGATCACAGTGATTTCCATCGATCTGGATGAGGTAGGAACGATGTATCTGAGGCCTGGTGCCGGAGTGTTGCATAAGTATGTGACAGAAGCTGAAGTGAAAAAATTTCGCATTGTGGATGGGATGGTTCATTTTCACGAACAGCTTGCTCTTCCAGTGAAACCGATGATTGGCGTGATTGGCGTTTCACCAGAGAGCAGTGATATTTCTACGTACTCCCCAGGCACGCACGGCGGCAATATGGATACGAAGGAAATAACAGCAGGCGCGATTGTCTACCTGCCGGTTTCTGTTGACGGAGCCAATTTGGCGATCGGGGATCTACATGCACTGATGGGCGATGGAGAGGTGCCGATTTGCGGAGTAGAGATCGGCGGTCGTGTCCGAGTAAAGGTAGAGGTACTGAAAGGAAAACAGTTTCCCACACCGGTTGTAGAGGACTCCGAACATTTCTACGTGGTTGCCTCCTCTACAACGATGGACGAGGCATGCCAGTCGGCGTCAGAGTACATGTTTGAATTTTTACGTGAGCGTCTTCTTGGCTACGAGACGAACGAGATTGTGTGCCTGATGGGGATCAGTGGCGATTTACGAGTGTCGCAAATGGTAAACCCCTTGAAAACGGCGAAATACGTGCTCCCAAAAACGGCATTTGACATAGCATTTGAGAAAAGCGGGAAATAA